From the genome of Haloplanus vescus:
GGAGGAGGTGGAGGACGACGGCGCCGCCGAGGGAGTGCCCACAGAGGGCGCTCGCGTCGGTGGCCTCCGCGACGGCGACGGTGTCGTCGACGTACGCCGAGAGCGCCTCGTACCCCGCCTCGGCGGTCACGTCTCGGCTCTCGCCGTGGCCGCTCAAATCGAGGGCGACCAGTGGCCGGTCGGCGTCGAGGCGTCCCTGTGTCGCCCAGACCTCGTGTGAACCGCCGCTCCCGTGGACACACAGGATGGGGTCGCCGACGCCGCCGCGCTCGTACCGGCGATACGCCGTCTCCCGGCCGTGGTGTGTAACCGTTTCCATGAATCCGTGTAGCGCAGGGAGAGGGATAAACCCGCGCGCCGACCCAGTCCAAGTGTGAACCGCAATTCGATGCCAATTCGTCTACCCACTTGCCGTCCGTCGATTAACCGCAGAAAGCCTTATATACTTAGATGCCTAACGTGTAGTTAGGAATCAACATGGTAAACCAACAATACACCGGTGAGAACGAGCAATTCGTTCGCCGGTACGAGTACGGCGAGGAGTGGGTCGTCGCGGCGGACATCGGTGTGAACGGGGACCACGTGGACGTGGACGTGGCCGGAGAGACGGCCATCGTGCTCGTCGACGGGGAAACCCAACTCGAGTTCGACGTTCCCGGAAGTGCCGAAAGTGTTGACACGAACAACGGCGTACTCGTCGTGAGGGGAAGCCTATGAAACTCGTCGTCAAACCACTGAAACAGAAGGACGCCGGTCGTGGCCTCGCTGCCATCGACCGCGCGGCCGTCGCCGACATGGGTCTCGAAGTCGGGGACTACATTCGTATCGAGGGGAGCGAGGGCACGGCCATCGCACGCGTCTGGCCCGGCCACCCCGAGGACCAGGGCGCGGGCATCATCCGCATCGACGGTCAGCTTCGCCAGCAGGCCAACGTCGGCATCGACGACCGCGTCGAGGTCGAGAAGGCCGAGGTGAAGCCGGCCGAACAGGTGACGGTCGCCCTGCCCCAGCAGATCGGTATCCGCGGGGACATCGGTCACTACCTGCGTGACAAGCTGACCGACAAACCGATCACGAAGGGCCAGACGCTCCGCGTCCCCTTCGGCTTCGGCTTCATGAGCGGTCGCCAGAGTCAGGCGCTCCCGCTGAAGGTGGCCGACACCGACCCCTCGGGGACGGTCGTCGTCACCGACTCGACGGAGATCGTCATCAGCGAACAGCCCGCCGAACAGATTCGCGAGACGGCCGAGGGCGAGGAACACGCCGACACGCCGGACGTGACCTACGAGGACATCGGTGGCCTCGACCGCGAACTCGAACAGGTTCGCGAGATGATCGAGCTGCCGATGCGCCACCCCGAACTGTTCCGTCGGCTGGGCATCGACCCGCCGAAGGGCGTGCTCCTGCACGGCCCGCCGGGAACCGGGAAGACGCTCATCGCCAAGGCCGTCGCCAACGAAATCGACGCCTCCTTCCACAACATCTCCGGCCCGGAGATCATGTCGAAGTACTACGGCGAGAGCGAGGAGCAGCTCCGCGAGGTCTTCGAGGAGGCCGAGGAGAACGCTCCGGCCATCGTCTTCATCGACGAAATCGACTCCATCGCGCCCAAGCGCGGTGAAGCCGGTGGCGACGTGGAACGCCGCGTCGTCGCCCAGCTGCTCTCGCTGATGGATGGCCTCGAAGAGCGAGGCGAAGTCGTCGTCATCGGCGCGACCAACCGCGTCGACGCCATCGACCCCGCGCTCCGCCGTGGCGGTCGCTTCGACCGCGAAATCGAAATCGGCGTCCCCGACCGCGACGGGCGCCGCGAAATCCTGCAGGTCCACACCCGCAACATGCCCCTCGCCGAGGACGTCGACATCGACGCCTTCGCTGAGTCCACGCACGGTTACGTGGGTGCGGACCTCGAGAGCCTCGCGAAGGAAGCCGCGATGAGCGCGCTCCGTCGCATCCGGCCCGACATCGACCTCGACGCCGAGGAAATCGACGCCGAAATCCTCGAATCGCTCGAAGTCGACGAGGACGACTTCCAGGAGGCGCTGAAGGGCATCGAACCCTCCGCGCTGCGCGAAGTCTTCGTCGAAGTGCCCGACGTCACGTGGGAGGACGTGGGCGGACTTGAGGACACGAAAGAGCGCCTCCGCGAGACCATCCAGTGGCCCCTCGACTACCCCGAGGTGTTCGAGGCCATGGACATGGAGTCCGCGAAGGGCGTTCTCATGTACGGCCCGCCGGGGACGGGGAAGACCCTCCTCGCCAAGGCCGTCGCCAACGAGGCCGAGTCCAACTTCATCTCGGTGAAGGGGCCGGAACTCCTCGACAAGTACGTCGGCGAGTCGGAGAAGGGCGTCCGCGAGATATTCAGCAAGGCTCGCGAGAACGCTCCGACGGTGATCTTCTTCGACGAAATCGACGCCATCGCGACCGAACGGGGTCGCAACTCCGGTGACTCCGGCGTCTCGGAGCGCGTCGTCTCGCAGCTGCTCACCGAACTCGACGGGCTGGAGACGCTAGAGGACGTGGTCGTGATTGCCACCTCCAACCGCCCGGACCTCATCGACTCGGCGCTCCTGCGCCCCGGTCGCTTGGACCGTCACGTCCACGTGCCCGTTCCCGACGAGGTTGCACGGCGCGCCATCTTCGAGGTCCACACCCGCGACAAACCGCTCGCGGACGACGTCGACCTCGACAGTCTCGCACGCCGGACGGAGAACTACGTCGGCGCCGACATCGAGGCCGTCTGCCGCGAGGCGTCGATGGCCGCCAGCCGCGAGCTCA
Proteins encoded in this window:
- a CDS encoding DUF7127 family protein: MVNQQYTGENEQFVRRYEYGEEWVVAADIGVNGDHVDVDVAGETAIVLVDGETQLEFDVPGSAESVDTNNGVLVVRGSL
- a CDS encoding CDC48 family AAA ATPase, coding for MKLVVKPLKQKDAGRGLAAIDRAAVADMGLEVGDYIRIEGSEGTAIARVWPGHPEDQGAGIIRIDGQLRQQANVGIDDRVEVEKAEVKPAEQVTVALPQQIGIRGDIGHYLRDKLTDKPITKGQTLRVPFGFGFMSGRQSQALPLKVADTDPSGTVVVTDSTEIVISEQPAEQIRETAEGEEHADTPDVTYEDIGGLDRELEQVREMIELPMRHPELFRRLGIDPPKGVLLHGPPGTGKTLIAKAVANEIDASFHNISGPEIMSKYYGESEEQLREVFEEAEENAPAIVFIDEIDSIAPKRGEAGGDVERRVVAQLLSLMDGLEERGEVVVIGATNRVDAIDPALRRGGRFDREIEIGVPDRDGRREILQVHTRNMPLAEDVDIDAFAESTHGYVGADLESLAKEAAMSALRRIRPDIDLDAEEIDAEILESLEVDEDDFQEALKGIEPSALREVFVEVPDVTWEDVGGLEDTKERLRETIQWPLDYPEVFEAMDMESAKGVLMYGPPGTGKTLLAKAVANEAESNFISVKGPELLDKYVGESEKGVREIFSKARENAPTVIFFDEIDAIATERGRNSGDSGVSERVVSQLLTELDGLETLEDVVVIATSNRPDLIDSALLRPGRLDRHVHVPVPDEVARRAIFEVHTRDKPLADDVDLDSLARRTENYVGADIEAVCREASMAASRELINSVSPDEIGESLGNVRITMDHFEQALGEVTASVTEETRERYAEIEQRFTNDEPEVGAETETSRTFH